The Metabacillus schmidteae nucleotide sequence GTCACCACTAATGCAAGGTGAATTATTGGACAACGATACATTACAAAGTGTTGCTGTTAAATATCAAAAATCAATTGCACAAATTATTTTGCGTTGGGATTTGCAAAATGGTGTCATCACGATACCTAAATCAACAAAGGAACATAGAATTGTAGAAAATGCATCTATCTTTGATTTTGAGTTAACAAAAGAGGATATGGAAAAGATAAATTCTTTAAATGAAAATAAGCGGGTAGGACCTGATCCGGATAATTTTGATTTTTAAGATGACAAAGGGCAGTCACCTCACATATGACTGCCCTTACTTTTAACCTCTTAACAAAGGTAATGTACAACACCTAAATGCCCCACCTGATTTAATGATCTCCGTAATATCAACTTCAATAATCTCATACCCTCGCTCTCTAAGCTTTTCGTTCACTCCTTTATTAATAGGTAAGCTTAATATCCGTTTATTACCAATAGACAATATATTGGTTCCTAATGTTGCTTGTTCTTCCTCCGAAACTTCAATTAGATCATATCGTGAAGCTAGTAAATCATGTTTGTCTTTATCCATTTCACCGGGAAAAATCAAGGCCTCATTTGGGGAGATAATATTAAATACACAATCAAGGTGCAGATATTTATCTGTAAAAGGAATATCAATAACATCATATGTTGGCAATAGAGTTTGTAAATGCCCAATGGCATCTTTATTTGTTCGATTACTAACACCAACATAAATCGTATTTCCATCAATAAAAACATCTCCACCCTCAATCATATCCCCAACAAGGTTTGTATATGTAATTTCTTCTTTCTCAAGGTAAGATATAAATTCTTTTTCCTCTCCAATACGTAAATCGTGTGCCATATCCGCAACAAAAACCTGTTTCCCTAATGTAAATCCAATGTCACGAGTAAACACCTGCTCCGGAAATTCTTGATTAGGTGTTAACAAATGAACCTCTATTCCAAGATCTCGGAGAGTCTGCACTAATACTTGATGCTGCTTTTTAGCTAAATCTGTATCTATATTTTCTTTCAAATATTGTTTTTGTGTTTCATTAATCGGTTCCTTAATCGTCATAAAATCAGGTGGACAAAGTACAACCTTTTTAAGTGGATCATATTCGTTCATGCATGTACATTTTATGTAATCTGGTCGCTGTGTCAATGTTTATCCCTCCTATTTGTTTTTCTTACTATTCCCTATAATGTTCCGAATGAATCTTGATATCAGATAGAAGCGTGGATTATGAAGAAATTTGTATATTTATGTATAAAAAATTGCAAACTATACAAAGTGTTTTGTAAATTGGGAGGTTTTTTTAATGCATAATAAATCAAAAATAGGCGCTTCAGAATTTGGTGCATTATGGGTGACGTACCATAAAAAAACAATGATTTTAAGAATCTTGGAGCATTTTATTCAAACATCTGATAATAAAAAGGCAAAACAGCTGTTAACAGAGCTACATGAAAAACTTAACTCAAAGGTAATAGAAATGAAAGAAATTATTCAAAATGAAGGGACTGTAGTTCCTGTTGCATTTACTAGCGAAGATATCAATTTAGAAGCACCTGCATTGTTTGGTGAGGGCTTTGAAATTATGTTCAGCCGTATATTAAAAGAAATAAGCTTAGGGATGTACACTTTACATACAATACTGTCATACAGAAAAGACATTATTAAACTTTATAGAGATCTTAGTGATCTTTCGCAAACCTATTTTGCAAAATTCACTGATTTTCTTTTGGATGAAGGAATTATTCAAAAACCAATAACGGTGAATTTGCCTAAGTCGAATAGTTTTGTATCAGATAAGAGTTACATAAAGGGATCCAATTTATTTGGAGATAAAAGACCTTTAACAGTTGTTGAGTTTGGGATTTTATATCATGGGATTGAAACAAATGTGATCGGCATGAAACTAATGGACGGCTTTTCTAAATGTGCTAAAGATGAAGAGGTGAGAAAGTACTTTTTAAAAGGAAAAGAGCTTTCAAAGGAAATGATAAAGGAAACGGAAGGAATTCTTCTCCAAAACGATATTCAGCCTAAAATTCCATCTGGTGGAACGACAACAAATTCAAATGTTCCCCCTTTTTCGGATAAGCTTATGATGTATTGTACATATCTATTAAGTAATTTTAGTATCGGTGGAGAAGGCTTTGGTACAGGATTTAGTATGCGTAAAGATCTGAGCTTGAAATTTGGGATTTACGGTAAAGATACTTATGAATACATGAGAGAAGGTGTTTCACTCATGATTTCAAGAGGATGGTTGGAAGAACCTCCAAAAATGGATGTTTAAACTTATTTTAAAATAGGACCTATTTTGGTCCTTTTTATCATGTATTTCTGCATTTTATTGTAATAGATTAAATGGTATACTTCTATTTGTGGAACACATTTGTAGTGATTGTTTTAATATATTTGCAAAGAAGAAGAGGATTTTTAATTACTGGATTTTTAATTACTGGAGTTTTGTGCAATCGTTTGCCGTTTCTATTGAAAGAAAGGGAGCTATCCGTGTTCGTTTCCGTAATTATTCATTCCTTATTATTAATATACGGATGGTATCCGATAAAATAGTAACTCCGCAATTGGTAAGGAGGCAGTAATGATTGTTACAATTAAAGATGTTGCAAAAAAAGCAAAAGTAGCACCTTCAACGGTGTCCAGGGTTATTGCAAACAGCCCGCGAATAAGTGAACAAACAAAGAAAAGAGTTCGAGAGGTAATGGAGGAATTGGGGTATCACCCAAACTTCCAAGCTCGCAGCTTAGCAGCGAAAAGCACACAAGCAATTGGGGTCATTATGCCGAACTCTGCCTATTATGCATTTCAAAATCCTTTCTTTCCGGAGGTCTTAAGAGGGATTAGTACTAGTGCACATGCGAATAAATATGGAATCTATTTATCAACTGGTTCTACAGAGGATGAAATCTTCAATGAAGTAACATCCATGGTACAAGGCAGACGGGTAGATGGAATTGTACTCTTATATTCAAGAGTGAACGATAAAACAATGAATTTTCTTCAGCAATCTAATTTTCCATTTGTAGTTGTCGGAAGGCCATATATGAATGAAGAACGTATTTCCTACGTAGATAATGATAATATATACAGTACAAAACAAGTAACAAAATATCTCATCCAATTAGGGCACAGAAACATTGCTTTCGTTGGTGGAAGTCTTAATTTTGTCGTAACGATTGACAGACTAAATGGATATAAGCTTGCATTGGATGATGCAAATATCCCTTTTAATGATGAGTATATTGTCCATGAAGAATATATTAAAGAAAATGGGAAAGAGGCAATTTATTCCCTCATGAAATTATCTTCACCACCAACTGCACTTGTAACACAGGATGACTTAATAGCATATGAAATGATTAGCCACCTGGAGGAAATCAACATCCGGGTACCAGTGGATATTTCAATTGTTAGCTTCAATAATTTGATGTTATCTGAACATTCCAAACCTCCGATTACATCTGTGGATATATGTATCTATCAGCTTGGGTATGAAGCAGCGAATTGCTTAATTGAGAAAATCAAAATCCCTGATTCATTACCTAAGAGAATTACAATTCCTACAAAATTTATTGAACGAAAATCATGCGAGCAGAAGAAATAAACATATAAAGAGTTGAAAAAGGACAATGGATAAAAATGTATGTTCGATCATTTGCATTTTTAGCTCTTGTCCTTTTATTTTGTGTTCTTCTTTATTTAGTTCAAGGATTAACGGACAAATATAAGTGGGTATAATGCTTTAAAAGGGAGTAACTTATTACGTGAAATAAGAGAGGAAGAACTATGAAGAAAATTTGGTGGAAAGAAGCAGTTGCATATCAGGTATATCCAAGAAGTTTTATGGATTCAAATGGAGATGGAATTGGAGACCTTCAAGGAATGATTTCAAAATTAGATTATATTAAAGACTTAGGTATTGATGTGATATGGATATGTCCAATGTATAAGTCGCCAAATGATGATAATGGTTATGACATCAGTGATTACCAGGATATTATGGACGAATTCGGAACAATGGCTGATTTTGACCAATTGCTTGATGAGGTCCATAATCGTGGCATGAAGTTAATTATCGACCTTGTTATCAATCATACAAGTGATGAACATCCATGGTTTATCGAGTCACGTTCTTCAAGAGATAACGAGAAACGCGACTGGTATATATGGCGCGACGGTGTAGATGGAAAAGAACCAAACAATTGGGAAAGTATTTTTAGTGGGTCTGCCTGGGAATTTGATGAGGAGTCAGTTCAATATTATATGCATATCTTTTCAACTAAACAGCCTGACCTTAATTGGAAGAATCCAGATGTTCGTCATGCCCTATACGATATGATCAATTGGTGGCTTGATAAAGGAATTGATGGTTTCAGAGTTGATGCGATTAGTCATATTAATAAAGAAGAAGGCTTACATGATATACCAAATCCATATGGATTGAAATATGTTCCTTCTTTTGACAAACATATGAATGTAAAAGGAATCCACGATTACCTCTCAGAACTTAAAAAAGAGACTTTTTCAAAATATGACATTGTAACAGTTGGTGAAGCAAACGGTGTAAGAGTAGAAGATGAAGAAGACCTTGACCAGTGGGTTGGAACTGAGAATGGAAAATTTAATATGGTGTTTCAATTTGAACATTTATCATTATGGAATGCGTCTATGGAAAATAAATTAGATATTCCGGGATTAAAAAGAGTGTTAACAAAATGGCAAAAAACCTTAGAAAATAAGGGATGGAATGCTCTATTTATTGAAAATCATGACCAGCCACGCCGAGTGTCGACTTGGGGAGATGATAAGGAATATTGGTATGAAAGTGCTACTGCATTGGCAGCCATGTATTTTTTAATGCAGGGTACTCCTTTCATTTACCAAGGTCAAGAAATAGGAATGACAAACGTTAAATTCAATACAATTGACGAGTATAATGATGTTGCTGATAAAAATATGTATCGTCTTAGAAGAGCAGAAGGTGTGTCACATGAAGAAATCATGCAAATTATCTGGGCATCTAGTCGTGATAATTCCAGAACACCAATGCAATGGTCTGCAGAACCAAATGCAGGATTTACAACAGGGACCCCTTGGCTTGGTGTTAACAATAATTATGAAACGATAAATGTTGAAAAACAATTAGAAGATGAAGGCTCTATCCTTCATTTTTATAAAAAAATGGTACAACTAAAAAAAGAACATGAAGTCTTTACTTATGGTTCATATGAATTACTCTTACATGATCATCCTCAACTTTATGTGTATACACGAACACTGGCCCAGGAAAAAGTAGTTATCATGACAAATCTAACAGCAGAAAATGCAACATGGGATGGTGAGTTGGGTTTTTCCTTAGCGAGTAATAACTTATGGTTGGCAAACTATGAAGTAGAGGATCATGAAGCTATGTCAAACCTTGCATTCAAACCATTTGAAGCAAGAGTGTATGTAGTTAGGTAACTATGAAGAGGGTGTATCACTTTATTGTGATATGCCTTTTTTAATAAAAGGGCTTGTGAAAACTAACAGTGATAGTTTATATTAAAACTAATGGTATTAGTTTTAAAACTAACTGTATTATATAGGAGGATGGGGAGATGAAAGTCGTAAAGAAAGGAAAGTTATACCAAATTACCTTTTTCCCGGGATTTTTCCCGGTAAATTGCTATCTTGTCGAAGAACCAACTAGTGTAACACTTATTGATACTGGAATCCCAAGTAGTTTTAAAGGAATTATTAAGGTTATAAATGAAATCGGTAAACCATTAAAAAATATAGTGTTGACTCATGCCCATGGTGATCATGTCGGATCGCTCGTAAAGTTAAAAACGGTTTTCCCAACTGTACCGATTTCCATTTCAGCAAGAGATAGCAGGTTGTTAAAAGGAGATAAGGAGCTTGAGCCACACGAGGAACAAACACCTATTAAAGGTGGAATCCCGAAAAATATTGACTTGAACCCAGATCAGCTTTTGCATGAAGGTGATAAAATTGGATCCCTTGTTGTTGTTGCAACACCTGGTCATACGCCGGGTTCAATATCTTTATTCGATGAACAGGATCGATCAATCATAGTGGGAGATGCTTTTCAAACTAGAGGGGGAATAGCGATAAGCGGACAGCTTAGGCCTTTCTTTCCGTTTCCTGCAATGGCAACATGGAGTAAAGTAGTTGCTCTTGAAAGTGGAAAGAAAATTTATTCCTTGGACCCGGATTTGTTAGCGGTAGGCCATGGCGATATGATCGTTAGTCCGAAAGCAGCAATTCAACGAGCAATCGAAGAAGCTGAACAAAAATTAAAAAATAGGAAGGAAAGGTAAAATGCCAAGAATGGGGTTGGATTTACAAACAATTTTACAAACAGCAACAGAGATAGCTGATAAGGAAGGGTTAGAATCTGTCACACTAGCATCATTAGCTAAAAAGTTAAATGTACGTCCACCATCATTATACAATCATATTGAAGGTTTAGGAGGACTACGGAAAAAATTAGCAGTATATGGTATGGAAGCTCTATATGAAAGGCTCGCTCAAGCTTCAATTGGTAAAGCAAAGGATGAAGCGGTTCATTCAGTAGCAGACGCCTATGTTACTTTTGCTCGTGAAAATCCGGGAATTTATGAACTGACATTACAAGCAGCAGATTCCGAAGAACATGAACTTCAACGAGCCGGCGGTAGAATCGTGGATTTAACTGTTCAAATCTTAAAAGGGTATGGCTTAGAAAATGATGAAGTTATCCACGCTGTACGTGGACTCCGAAGTATACTTCATGGCTTTTCATCTCTGGAACAAAAGGGAGGCTTTGGATTTCCACTAGAGCTTGATAAAAGTTTGCATTTATTACTGGATAGCTATTTAACGGGTATTCATAAAATGAAGGGATAGCAGGAGTTTGTCGATATTTGTTGAGTTTTGTCTAATCGAAAATAAATGCCGAGAATCGAAAATAAAATCAGATAATAGCAAATAAATTTCTGGAATAGCAAATAAAAGGGAAAAATCGC carries:
- a CDS encoding dimethylarginine dimethylaminohydrolase family protein, producing the protein MNEYDPLKKVVLCPPDFMTIKEPINETQKQYLKENIDTDLAKKQHQVLVQTLRDLGIEVHLLTPNQEFPEQVFTRDIGFTLGKQVFVADMAHDLRIGEEKEFISYLEKEEITYTNLVGDMIEGGDVFIDGNTIYVGVSNRTNKDAIGHLQTLLPTYDVIDIPFTDKYLHLDCVFNIISPNEALIFPGEMDKDKHDLLASRYDLIEVSEEEQATLGTNILSIGNKRILSLPINKGVNEKLRERGYEIIEVDITEIIKSGGAFRCCTLPLLRG
- a CDS encoding MBL fold metallo-hydrolase, with the protein product MKVVKKGKLYQITFFPGFFPVNCYLVEEPTSVTLIDTGIPSSFKGIIKVINEIGKPLKNIVLTHAHGDHVGSLVKLKTVFPTVPISISARDSRLLKGDKELEPHEEQTPIKGGIPKNIDLNPDQLLHEGDKIGSLVVVATPGHTPGSISLFDEQDRSIIVGDAFQTRGGIAISGQLRPFFPFPAMATWSKVVALESGKKIYSLDPDLLAVGHGDMIVSPKAAIQRAIEEAEQKLKNRKER
- a CDS encoding LacI family DNA-binding transcriptional regulator; this encodes MIVTIKDVAKKAKVAPSTVSRVIANSPRISEQTKKRVREVMEELGYHPNFQARSLAAKSTQAIGVIMPNSAYYAFQNPFFPEVLRGISTSAHANKYGIYLSTGSTEDEIFNEVTSMVQGRRVDGIVLLYSRVNDKTMNFLQQSNFPFVVVGRPYMNEERISYVDNDNIYSTKQVTKYLIQLGHRNIAFVGGSLNFVVTIDRLNGYKLALDDANIPFNDEYIVHEEYIKENGKEAIYSLMKLSSPPTALVTQDDLIAYEMISHLEEINIRVPVDISIVSFNNLMLSEHSKPPITSVDICIYQLGYEAANCLIEKIKIPDSLPKRITIPTKFIERKSCEQKK
- a CDS encoding TetR/AcrR family transcriptional regulator — encoded protein: MPRMGLDLQTILQTATEIADKEGLESVTLASLAKKLNVRPPSLYNHIEGLGGLRKKLAVYGMEALYERLAQASIGKAKDEAVHSVADAYVTFARENPGIYELTLQAADSEEHELQRAGGRIVDLTVQILKGYGLENDEVIHAVRGLRSILHGFSSLEQKGGFGFPLELDKSLHLLLDSYLTGIHKMKG
- a CDS encoding glycoside hydrolase family 13 protein, whose product is MKKIWWKEAVAYQVYPRSFMDSNGDGIGDLQGMISKLDYIKDLGIDVIWICPMYKSPNDDNGYDISDYQDIMDEFGTMADFDQLLDEVHNRGMKLIIDLVINHTSDEHPWFIESRSSRDNEKRDWYIWRDGVDGKEPNNWESIFSGSAWEFDEESVQYYMHIFSTKQPDLNWKNPDVRHALYDMINWWLDKGIDGFRVDAISHINKEEGLHDIPNPYGLKYVPSFDKHMNVKGIHDYLSELKKETFSKYDIVTVGEANGVRVEDEEDLDQWVGTENGKFNMVFQFEHLSLWNASMENKLDIPGLKRVLTKWQKTLENKGWNALFIENHDQPRRVSTWGDDKEYWYESATALAAMYFLMQGTPFIYQGQEIGMTNVKFNTIDEYNDVADKNMYRLRRAEGVSHEEIMQIIWASSRDNSRTPMQWSAEPNAGFTTGTPWLGVNNNYETINVEKQLEDEGSILHFYKKMVQLKKEHEVFTYGSYELLLHDHPQLYVYTRTLAQEKVVIMTNLTAENATWDGELGFSLASNNLWLANYEVEDHEAMSNLAFKPFEARVYVVR
- a CDS encoding DUF3231 family protein; translated protein: MHNKSKIGASEFGALWVTYHKKTMILRILEHFIQTSDNKKAKQLLTELHEKLNSKVIEMKEIIQNEGTVVPVAFTSEDINLEAPALFGEGFEIMFSRILKEISLGMYTLHTILSYRKDIIKLYRDLSDLSQTYFAKFTDFLLDEGIIQKPITVNLPKSNSFVSDKSYIKGSNLFGDKRPLTVVEFGILYHGIETNVIGMKLMDGFSKCAKDEEVRKYFLKGKELSKEMIKETEGILLQNDIQPKIPSGGTTTNSNVPPFSDKLMMYCTYLLSNFSIGGEGFGTGFSMRKDLSLKFGIYGKDTYEYMREGVSLMISRGWLEEPPKMDV